The nucleotide sequence TTGTGAACTGAAGCACAAAATTTGTGCCAAAATACATGCAAATCAGTTCTTTTACTAACTGTTGGAAGCCGAGGAAATCTAACATCCTATCTGCTGTACTAACATCTTCTAGTCTACACCGAAAAGCCAAAAAAGATATATATTTCTCTATTCCAATGTATGTATTCTTTCTTATTTGCTCCCAAACATCGTTGATTCCTTTCCATCCAAATCACCCACCATATGCAGGGAGGAACTTTATTGAGTAAATTTTAAAAGTGAATTTGTCAATCTTTAGAGTGATTATATATCTTGTAGAGTTATAGTTCAAAGTAGACATTATGATATTGGTAGGGATTGAATGACCTCCAAATGCAAACTTTTAGTAACAGAAGACTGAATGGTCAAGTATGACAACCAAAATAAATGAGTTTTCTGGTAGTCAATAACAAATGAGTTTCACAATCAAAGTCGAAGGCCAGTCAACTGGGAGGAGGAGTAATATGTGTTTGAGTTATCTAACTTGTTCTTCCCTCTCCCCTTCCCTCTACACTCTCACAAAAAGTTCTCCGTCTTCTttatttggttttgattttgagACATTGATTGGGAAATTGACAAGTTCAAGCTTCTTTTGTCCTAACTGAGTTGGAGCACAGCCCGACACTGTGCTAATTAATTTGGATTGAATGATGCAGGTCTACACTACCATCACTGTTGATGAACCTGCACCGGGACTCAAGACAATCGTCAGCTTCGTATTACCAGATCAGAGATCTGGAAAGGTACCTTTGCTTTTAACAATATTTCTCTGCAATTGGTTGGTAGTTTAGAATTGCGTGATTCCTAAGCAAAATAATTATGTTACAGGTAGAGCTCCAATACTTGCATGAGTATGCTGGGATCAGTACTGGCATTGGACTTACAGCAAGTCCTCTTGTCAACTTCTCTGGCGTTGCTGGCAACAATACTGTTGCTTTGGGCACTGATCTATCATTTGACACTGCCTCAGGCAATTTCACAAAATGCAATGCTGGTCTGAGTTTTTCCACTTCTGATCTGATTGCTTCCTTAGCACTGTAAGTATTTGTGTGCCTCCTTGTACATATGTATTTGTTAGATTCTTCATTGAACAAAGTCTGTCTTTTAGccattcattctctttctttttgtcaAATGATTTCCTTGTAACGTCTTGTTTTTCTGTCTTTCTACAAGAAACTCTTTTGGGATTTGAATTAAATGTCTCTTGGGGACCAACATGTTCTATCATTGTCTTTGTTGTTTTCTAATCTTGGATTTTTCTTGGACTAAGCAATAAGTTTATACAGGAATGACAAGGGTGATACCCTTAGTGCTTCCTACTACCACACTGTGAAGCCGGTGACAAATACAGCTGTTGGGGCAGAGTTGACTCACAGCTTCTCAAGCAACGAGAACACGCTGACCATCGGGACACAGCATTTGTTGGACCCATTGACCACGGTGAAGGCTCGGGTTAACAGCTATGGTAAGGCAAGTGCTCTCATCCAACACGAGTGGCGACCAAAATCCCTTTTCACAATATCTGGTGAAGTGGACACGAGGGCAATTGAAAAAAGCGCCAAGATTGGGTTGGCTGTAGCCCTCAAGCCATGAGTCTGTTACGACCTTACAGAGAAGTGAGTGAAGCAGTGTTGTTTTGTATGGTCCAGAGTAATAAATTAGATAGACTTGTTTCAGCACATTGTCCATCCGCACCAGTAAGATTAACCTTCAACTGGTAATGCAAACTCATGAATTTTTGCTTATATCCATCTCAAATGTCGATTGAGGGACTGGTTTTTGACTTAACTTGGCTTCATCATTCACGCAATTGATTAATCTTTATTTGTTCATTATTTAATGGTATGAACAGTTTTCCCTTATGTTGTTGGATGTCAGTGATGGCACAGAGGAGCTCTCCAGTAAGAGCTTCCAACCgtcctttcttcttttcttagtCCTTATCAGGAAAGGAATTTTTAGACTGAAAGACCTTTTTGATTGGTGCTAGTTGCTTGGCCATCTACTGAGCGAGATCACTGACATATATGGTTGCTATTAAAGGAGATCTTGTGAAGCACACTGCATCTATTGTGGATGCCTGTTAGCTTTGTTAATCTTGGTTGGTGGAAAATCAACTAATCACTAAAGTTTACATCTACAATGCCCACTTGGCTACAATTGCATAAAAGAGCTCACTGATCACTGAAGTATGTAATATAGTGCATATATTCTGCCAGTGCCCCCAGCTCCTCTCTATACCAACATCACTTCAAGAAAATGAAGTAAAATCCCAGGTGGTTCATATACTTCTCAAGTGCACCTATTTTCCACACCCTCCTTGAAAATACTACAATAGACTATCACATCAGATACTTTGTACAAGTGTTTAAGAAAATAGCCTGCTATGTGTAGCTGGAGAATGTGCACATAATTAGTTCTCCCACGTTTCCTTTTCTAACACAATACATGGAGAAGGTGATTTGGAAAATACTCTCTCTCTTCAATAGCTATCCTTTGTCTTCCTTGCAGAAATTTCAAGGCAGTTGGATGCTTCCTAATCTTCCAAGTTTAGATGTACAAAGGAAACCATCATATCTGCATCGTAGCCTAGATGTTTTTTCTTGAAGCAAACTGTTCATTTATATCTGCTCTGAAAGTCACATCCTCTGGCTTATGAGGAATGAAGACAGTAGATGAATTAGAAGAGGCACCTATCTCCTCATTGTGTCAAAGTATTGGGTAATCAAAATCATATCCATGATATCCTTGGATGATGCCCCTGGAACACTATTTGAGAAACCGAGTACACTTTCTTTGAGCCCTTCGACAATAGCTTGTCGTTGACGAGCAATGCCAAGCCCTGCTAAATACTTTGATTTTGCTTCAGCCTCTGCTTGCTTTATCTGCAGAATCTTCTCTCCTTCTGCCTTCTCGTATGCAGCTTCTCTCAATCTTGAAGCTGGTTTTCATGAATTATCGTTTCACATTAGAAGACCAAAGGAGACATGGTCCAATATGCAAGCAAGAATTGAAAACATAACCCCCATGGTCCAAAACTTGTAACTTTTAACTTTGTATAACTACTGCTTTGACTCTTTGCTAGAGGAGTTAATGCCAGGATGTGATACAAAGACAAAACATAGCAACCACGTATTCCTCGTTGGAAACCAAAAAGTGGTTGTAGTCCAAAGGAAAAACTAAAGACGGATTGTAATTCAGTGGTAAAAAACACAGATTTCCAATTTTCCCCGAGAATACTATGAAGCAATATTTCCAGATCACTTGATCTTGGACAAGCCAACAGCTAGAGaaaaatttacttttattttaggGATAAAAAAGTAAGCCAGTGAACTTTAAAGATAACCATACCTGCATTAATCTCATTCATTGAACTTTTCACTTTGTCATCTGGTTCAACATCTACAATAAGAGTCTGAACTATCTCATATCCATAAAGAGACATTGCCTATGTAATTCCCGAAGGAAAATCAGATAAGAGACTGAATTTAGTTGCTTGACTTGTATTTGTTTGCTTAAGAGTTGCAGTATCAATATAAAAAAATTACCTTGGCGAGTTGCTTCGCCACTGTTTTGGCTATCTCGGTTTTGTGTTCAAAAACTTGATCCAGTTCCAATGTTGGCACCGTTGCCCTAATAACTGACAAAcagaatgagacaatataaggtATGAATAAGTAAACATGTCATCATTATCATCTCTACAATATGGACAGGAGGTAAAGCAAAATCTAACTAGTGATATTCACTATATAAATGATCACATTCCGAGTCCCAGCAAGACAAAAAGAAGTtaggtgatttctttccatttaCTAAATTTGGCGGATAGTGTTATTCGGTATCCGTGATAACGAAAGCTAGCAGATAGTCATACTAGAATAGTAGAATAGTCCATTGACCGAAACATGGTTATccaaaaaaaattgcaagaagCAATCATGAAAATTCTGGATATATAGTGCAACAATAATCAAGtctgaaatttacttcacttggAAGTTTTTAGAAGGAAAGTCTAATAAACAGATAAAGTTATGATATTTGCATCTCACCATCAAAGACATATGCTTTAATTTGTTCTTTTGTGTTGCTTAGCTTATAGAAGGCATCTGCTGCCTTATCTGCCAAGGCTCTGTACTGGATTGAAGCAACTAGAATCACAAAAACGTTGTCCTGAGAATATAGCTTTCATAAGAAACAACTAAAACGTTCCCTTCGCAAGATAGTTGTAATTCAAACTACCAAAGGATAATGCAAAATTTGACTAAAAAAACTTTCAATCTCGAGGAGAGAGTATTTAAAACACCAGAAACCTTTGCCCCAGAGGAAAAAAGAGAGACAAATATGCAATTAGAAAAACCTTAGTCTTGGATTCACAGCGAATGTCAAGTTGCTGTACTCTGAGAGAAAGATAACCAGCTCATTGGCTTCCAAAACACCAAGGCATGAAGTGACAACCTGGACCAACAACATCTTCATACTTGCCAAAATTTTCCTTTATAGCAACTGTGGATTGATCCACTTGAACACAACCCAAAGCTTGCCCCATAACTTCAATGATCACAAGACACAAACATTACTAGTATTTACAGCATATAGAAAGGATATACTTGAGATAAAATTAACATCAGAATTTTGGTTTATTCACACATGTCGAGATTAACCGTACATGTGAAGCTCAAGATTCACAAAGGGTACGTCTTCAAGAAAAtattaaacaaaacaaacaaacaaaaatggTAAAATTAATGCGAAAGTTGATATCTTTTCTAAGCCAATAACTAGTCAACTACTTTTGGATTAAATGAACATACAGAAAAAAGTCATTTTCAGCAATAAGTTGGCCATTATGTTATCATTCTTCAGTGCAATTACGAAAATGCACCAAAGTAGTAATTAGGTGGTGGAAGAAACCAGTAAGCtaggaaaattttaaattaattttgacGTGTTTGTGCTTCAGATTAGGGGGTTACATGTTACAGTCTAATTAGTCACCTATGTGAAATTAAGGGGAAAAACTCTTTTCCATATAGAAAATGCTCCACTTTGATATTATGCATTAAAGTGATTAATGAATATATGAAAGACACATGCTTTGCATTCATTGGTATAAACAAATAACACGGAAATATCTTCTCCCAAAAGAAGCTCCTTTAGCACAAATATAATACGTAGTATTTTAGTACTGACTTGCACACTTAATCTCCACTTCTTAAggaaattctttcttttaattgttgGATTCCAGAGTAATTCAAATATGACCAGCTTTCCTTGGTTGATTATCTTTGATGACTAAAAAATTgcactctcttc is from Nicotiana tabacum cultivar K326 chromosome 18, ASM71507v2, whole genome shotgun sequence and encodes:
- the LOC107770103 gene encoding mitochondrial outer membrane protein porin of 36 kDa, with translation MVKGPGLYSDIGKKARDLLYRDYVSDHKFTVTTYSSTGVAITSSGLKKGELFLADVNTQLKNKNVTTDVKVDTNSNVYTTITVDEPAPGLKTIVSFVLPDQRSGKVELQYLHEYAGISTGIGLTASPLVNFSGVAGNNTVALGTDLSFDTASGNFTKCNAGLSFSTSDLIASLALNDKGDTLSASYYHTVKPVTNTAVGAELTHSFSSNENTLTIGTQHLLDPLTTVKARVNSYGKASALIQHEWRPKSLFTISGEVDTRAIEKSAKIGLAVALKP